In Verrucomicrobiia bacterium, the DNA window TCTACGTACACGTCCTCACTCACCCAGTAGTGAATATCCGCCTTGGTGCTCAGCCCCCATACCAGCGACTGCACGACTGCACCCAAGTTGCCGCTGCTTGTCGCCGGGTGCGGCAGTACAAAGTTATAAGCACCCTTCTTTGGCTTTTTTGCTGGCTGCTGGTGAGGCAAATGCTGCAAGCTGTCTGCTAAGCGCTCGGCACTGGCCCGCCAGGTATAGGTACTCTCGATACGCTTGTACTCGGCCTGTTTGTCGGCCCAGTTCAGTTTTGCCACACCATCTACCAACGCCTTGGTGATTGACTCTGCCGAATCAGGATTGGCAAAGTAAAAAGCTTTTTTGGAAAGTTCTTCAAATACATCGATTGTCGAACATATGACCGGCTTGTCATACATAACTCCCTCAAGCAGAGGCAGACCCAAGCCCTCTATGTAGGACACTAGCATAATGGCCGCACTACCCCGGTAATAATAGTCCAGCACTTGTTCGGTTATATTGCCCGTAAACACAATGTTTTCGGTATAAGTCCGTAGTAGTTCCTGGCTGTCGTCAGAAAAAGTAGATGTGACAACCAGCGTAAAGTCGTCTCCAAACTCACGGTTGAACTGCGCAAAGGCTTTGACGGCATTTTCGTTATTTTTGTGCGGGTAGTCAGCACTAATCATAAGAATGTAAGGCTTGGGCAGGTCTGGTTTCTTGACCAACTCCCTGGATTCTCGCTCTATAGTTGCCCCATTCAAGTTCACGATTTTTCCAGGAGCGATAGACAGCTCATTTTCTAGTTGACGCTTTGTAGTCTCGGAAATAGCATAGATAACATCGGCCTCAAATATGCCTGAGAAATGTGAAAAATACAGATTGGCCGAGAACAGTGCCGAAAAATCCCGCCACCGTATCAGTGGAATAAGATCATAAAAAATGAGTAGTTTGGCCGCCACTTGTGTCGGAAAGCTAGCACAATAATGGAACATAAACAGCCCCAAAATCAGGAAATGTACAGACTGCCCTTTGTGATTGATCCGAATATATTCGTCCAGCCGAGTCGTTGCCTTATGTTTACCACGAGCAACGTTACCGTCTAGCGTAGGCAAGTCCAGCATAACAATGTCCGACTGCGGAAAGTATTTCTTGAAGGTATGGCGCTTGGCGTCAGTCAGCTCAAGGTTTTTGTTACAAATAAATGTAATAGGAAGTGCATCATTGCGGGTGGCATAGTCTTTCAGCAGCGCCAGACAGTAAGCACCCATGCCGCGCTCCCAGGCAGCCGTCTGCAGCAGCTGGGCATCTACCAACAGTACTTTGTCACTCATCGTATCTTCCTTTTTGCATAAGCCATGCCGCGCTTGACCCGGCCGTACTGCCGAGCAGCGGCTTGCTTGCCGTGCCTGAATTGCTTTTGCAGGCCAGCCTGCATATCTTGTTGTAGCTGCGCAACTCCCACTGCCGTATCAAGCCCATACGTTTCTGCTGACCTAACCGTAGTTGGCACAGCAGTAGATAGCTTGTGTTCTATTCGGGCGTCGACCCTTTTTACCAAACCCCTCACGTGCGTGCGCGCATCGATAGCCTGTGGCTTGCGTGCCGGCTTGATAGCCCCAAGCTCATCTATCTTTTGCTTGGCGCGCTTTAGCTGAAGAGCCAGTAGACGCTTTTCGCGGTCCAGATCGTTCAGGCGAATATACTCGTCCCATGCCACAAAGCGCGGCCCTAGTAGCACCTTGTCTGGATACGAATATTTCTGGATACGCTTTTCGTCTTCGTTGCGTACAAAGTATTCATTCAACCCATCAAAAAATACCTTGGTGTAGTTGGCTTTTTTAAGGATAGGGTGCCAATCTTTAAAAACGTGATTGGCTTCTATACATACCACCCGTGGTCGATACTTGTGCCAGTCATTGCTGATCAGTGCCTCGTATTCATACCCTTCTATATCTACTTTTAAGAAATCAATGGTCGGTACTTTGTGTTCTTTAAATATATGCTCGAGTGTTTGGACGGGCACCTTATAGTCTTTGTAGATGCGGGTGAAGTAGTAGTTACTCTTTTCGTACTGCTGCTGCATGTCAGCTGAGAAGGTGGACAGGCCATCACCTCGCTCATAGTCGCGAAAGACTAATTCTGCGGCTTTATCAGAAACACCCACCATTAGGTTGATGTCACGTGGCCGATCAGCAGCCAACAGTCCGTGCAGTAAAGGAGAGGGTTCTATATTCATGCCCCGCCAGCCCAGACGATAAAAATGCTTGGTTACTGAGTCTTTGGCTGGGTGGTTGGCCCCTACGTCTACATAAAAGCCTTTTTTTATATCGTCCAGCAAGCTATACAAAATAATGTCTTCGCCATTCTGCCCAAAGCTGATGAATGACGTCGGTTTGTTGTCGGCCATGTCTTTTCTAAGACCCTTCCTTTTCGACCTTCACCTGGATGCGCGGACCCACCACGTAGGGTGTTGACTCTTCGTTGACCACCTTAAAGGTTTTGGCGCCATCCCACCACTCGCAGACCTCGACACCATCGGCATGCACTGCGGCTACGTTGACGTAGTAGGTACCGTCAGTAAAGAGGTTAGGTATTTTCCAGTCGAGGGTTACGGTCTGACCTTTTTTGATTGTACCCAGCTTTTGTCGTTTTATCTTGGTGTTGGTACCTAAGATGGTCGTACCTGCTGAGTTCGTTACCGAGAAACCAAAGATAGGATCTTCTATGTCCTGGTTGGCCCGCGCTACCGCCTGCACCTCTAGGTGTTTTTGATCACTCAGAACCGTTTCTGCGATTTTTACTTTTTGGTAGGTGATAGCTTTGTCGCCCCACTTCGTGTCGCTGCTATCTGAGTCACTGGCGTGCAGCTCCTCGGTGAACATACGCGTATAGGCAGATGCCACCTTTTCAGAAACACCCTGGGTGATCATCTTGCTCTGTTCTATTAAAATAGCGCGGTCACAATATTCCCGTACTGCATTCATATCGTGGCTGACAAAGATAACTGTCTTCTTCTGCTTCTTGAGGTCGCGGAAATAGTTAAAGCATTTACGTTGGAAGTTGGCGTCGCCCACTGCCAAAACTTCGTCGATCAGCAAAATATCTGACTCTGCCAGGCGAGTCGCAACAGAGAATGCCAGTCGCACCTGCATGCCCGACGAATAGTTTTTGAGTTTTTGATCCATAAAACGTTCTAGTTCGGCAAAAGCCACAATATCGTCGTAGCGTGCTTCTACTTCTTTTTGGCTAAAGCCCAACAGCGCACCATTCAGAAACAAGTTTTCGCGGCCGGTCAGCTCACCATTAAAACCAACGCCCAGCTCGATAAAGGGCACTACACGGCCGTTCACCTGGACATCACCCTTGGTAGGCTGATAAATACCAGCTAGGATTTTCAGCAACGTACTCTTGCCGCTGCCGTTGCGGCCCACGATACCAAAGAATTCACCCTGTTTAATCTCGAAGCTAATATCCCGTAGGGCGTGCTGCGTCTCATATGTATGATTACCGAGCGAGAAGACATTAGTAAACATAGACTTGATAGAACCAGCCTTTTGGTGTGGCAACTTGAAGTTCTTGTGGACGCCGGTGACTTTGATTGCTGTGTCGTTCATGTCTAAATTTCCTCCGCGAAGAAGCGTGACTGTTTACGGAAGTATAGTCCGGCTATGACAGCCACCGCTATGGTGATAGACACCGGCACTATCCGGATCCATTCATTGCCATAGACGGTACCAATAGTGGTAGTTTTGTCAGAGATCAGCAAATAACGCATGTCCTGCATAGTCTGTGCTAGGGGACTTATCATCAGCATCTTTTGCACCCACAGTGGTGCCAAGGTAATAGGGAAGAATATGGGCGTGCCGTAAAACAGGGCCTGCATAACCACATCCCATATATACCCAATGTCGCGAAGCTTGACATATGTAGCGCTCAGGAAGAACCCAAGGCCCAGGCTGAGGACAAACAGCTCGAAAAATACCAGCGGGGCCAACAGGGCTGACCATGACAGATCAATCCCGGTAAATGCCACAAAGATGGCAACCACAATAAGGTTCAGAAAGAAGTTAATAAGAGCCGAACAGGAGGTGGCCAGGACAATAACGTACTTTGGGAAGTTGAGCTTGCGCAGCAGGTCGCCCTTGCCCACGATAGCGCCCACGCTCCCACCAGTCAGCTCAGTAAAGAAAGACCACACCACCAACCCAAACAACAGATAAGCACCCGAGTTACGAACACCAAAGTCCACCGACAGGATTTTGACAAAAATCACGTACATGATGGCAAACAGAAACAGTGGCTTCAGAAGCGACCACAGATACCCCAAGAAGGAGTTTTGGTAGCGAAGCTTGAAGTCGCTCTTTACGAGCTGCTTCAGGAGTATCACCGAATATCGGTATCGGCCTTTTGTACGTTGTATCACTTCTCACACATTCTACCTCTTTGAGATAGGCCGAGCAAGAAACGTCCGCCCAGATGTGCTAGGCTAAATGACAGAATCCTATCTTATGAAAATCATTATTAATGCCTATCAGTACTCTCCGTCCATCACCGGCACCGACCGGATGGCCTCTAACTTCTTGCGAGAGCTGCAAAAAATCGACACCACCAACACCTACTACATCGTCTGCTCGTCAGAGCAATACATCCAGCCCATCATAACCGCTTCCAACTTTACGGTACTGCAACCCAAGCACTTCTTGCCCGGTAGCTTCACCAAAAGGGTTGTTAACAAACTCTGGCGGACGCTGCTGCCATGGTATCTGTCACGCTTCAAGGCAGATGTGTACTTTTCCTTCCATAACATGCGTTTGCCACACCGACGAGTAGCTACCCAGATGATCGCCAGCAACCTGGATCTCATCCCGCTGAAGTTTGACGAATATAAAAACCTCAGCCCTGGACAAGTGGAAGAGATCAAGCAAACCGCCCAAACCGCTGACGCCTTTATGTCTATATCTGAATACTCCAAGCAAGAGCTGTGCAGCACACTTGCCGTCGACCCTAAAAAAGTACATGTCATTCACCTGGCCGCCGACCCACTGTTCGACGGCAAGCCGCATCCGGCCTCGTTCGACCTACCCCCTTCTTTTATATTCACCATAGGTGGTAGCGAGCCACGCAAAAATGTCGACACCATTGCCAAAGCTTTCGCCCAGCTGCCCCCAGCCTTGCAAAAATCCTACCCACTCCTGATTGTCGGCGGTAGTTGGCACGACCGCCCACTCGACCCACTACGCCTTTCCCCTCATATACAAACACTCGGGTATGTCAGCGATACCGACCTAGCCAGCCTGTACGCCCACACCACTGCCTTTATCTTTGCCTCTCAGTACGAGGGCTTTGGTTTTACCCTGCTAGAGGCCATGGCTTATGGCGCTCCGGTGCTTTCTGCCACCGGTTCGTCGCTAGACGAGGTTGCCGGTACCGCCACACTCAGCTTTGAGCCCAATGACGCCGACTCCTTAGCCACATTCCTGCAAGATGTTCTGACCAAACCGGCCATACGCAAAAACCTACAAGCCGCAAGCCGCAAGCAAGCTCAAGAATTTTCCTGGGCCAAATCAGCCAAACAACTTCATTCATTGTTGACGGGCATGATAGGCTAGAGCCATGTTGAAAATACTCGTAACTGGCGTTGGTGGGTTTGTGGGCAAACATTTGGTGCGTGAATTGCACGGACGCGGGCACACCGTTTTGGGTCTCGGCAACGCCCAGGCTGCCCACCCCGAAGTTGCTGACTTGCTCGAGTCTTATTTGGCTTGCGACTTGAGCGACAAGACCCAGGTTGACGCCCTGCCGTTCGAAGGCGTAGACGCTGTTATCAACTTGGCTGGCCTTGCCCGCCAAGGCGATTCATTTAAAGATGCCGAGCACTACAAAAAGGTGAATGTTGCTGTTCTGGAGCTACTGGGCAATCGACTTATCAAGCTGGGCACCAAGCCGCGGCTGATCGCCGTCAGCACTGGCGCTGTCTATGTCAGCCAGCAGCCTATGCCACTTACCGAAGCCAGCAAGACCGACATGGCTGGTTCTCCCTATGCCGAGAGCAAGTTGCTCATGGAGACGGCCGCCGTTGCCTTGCGCAAAAAAGGTCTGCCCGTTGTAGTCGTCCGGCCATTCAATCATATCGGACCGGGCCAGGCCGAGGGCTTCCTCGTACCGGACTTGTACGCCAAGCTCAAGGTTTTTGCCGACACAGGGCAAACGGTCATGGTCGGCAACCTAAAGACCAAGCGAGACTACACTGACGTGCGTGATATCGCGCGGGCCTACGCCGACCTCGCCGTGTCCGAAACGCTAGAATATGACACCTATAATATCTGTAGCGGCGAGAGCCACACGGGCCTTGATATCCTCAACCTCCTCTCGAAAGAGCTGGACCTAGAGGGAAAGGTCGTTACAGAAGTAGATTCAAGCCTCACACGCCACAACGATCCGGCTGAGCTGGTCGGCAGTAACCAACGCCTCCAAGAAGAAACAGGCTGGTCTCCAACTATTCCACTCGAACAAACCATTGCTGATTTCGTGGCCTCCAAGAGGTAAGAGTTACTCTGAAAATGCCGCTGACTGTTGCTCATAAAGTGTGGCATATTCACCCTTGTCGCGTATCAGTTTTGCGTGGCCTCCCTCTTCCAGGACCCTTCCATCAGCCATAACAACAATGTGATCTGCCTTCTTGATGTTAGAGAATTTATGCGAAATGATGATCTGTGCCTGGGAATTACTGCGCTCAAAGATAGCGTCAAATATTTCTTGCTCCGTTTTACTATCCACCGCAGAAGTGGGTTCATCCAGAATCAATAGCGACGCTTGACGGTAAAAACTGCGGGCAATGCTGAGCTTCTGCCACTGTCCGCCAGAAAGATTCACGCCGCCAGGAAAGTATTTGCCCAGAACATTCTCATCTTTCTTGGGCAGCCTCTCGATATCTTTGGCGATTCTTGCTTCTTTTATACTCTGCCTGTAGCGCTTTTCGTCAAATCGGCGAGTTTGGTCACCGATGATCACATTGTCTTTGGCCGATAAGTAAAACCTCGGCACGTCCTGCGATAAGTTACTTATGGTGCTTCGCCACACCGTATCGTCAATTGTTCCTAGGTCTACGCCGTTTACCAAGATTACACCTTTGGTCGGCTGATAAAACTTGTTAGTCAGCCGTGTTATAGTCGTTTTGCCAGCTCCGTTGTGGCCGACGATAGCCAACTTTTCCCCTTGTTTTACCGTAAAACTGACGTCTGTTAATACTTGGCGATCAGACTCAGGGTAGGTGAAAGAAACATTTCTAAATTCTAGCTCTATACTACTCAGATCAATAGTGGCCTCTTCAACCGGCTGATGCTCCGACATATCAAACAACGCAAAGAGATCTTTGACATAAATATTATTTTCACTGATCTGAAGATACGACATATACAGTCTATAACTATTGTTGTAAGCCTCGTCGATCAGTCGATAGTACAGCTGAAACTGACCAACACTTATACGGCCGTTCAATGTTGACCACACATAGTAGCCCTTTGGCAGAAACTGACCCAAGAGATTTGCAACCGTACCGATAGCGATCGCGCGAGGCTTATGATAACGCTGAATCCCCCGATTGCCACTGATAATAGTTTCCTGCGCCTTCTTGATCCTGTTCAGAAAAAAAGGAAATAGATTATAAGATTTTAGATTAAAGTACTGCGCTATATCCTGGGTAACAGAGATATAGTAACTACCTCGACGACGTTCAAGCGCCAACTCTTTATTGAGCTCCCGCATCTTGCGAATAATTTTTAGGTTATAGCGTACTTCCGGTATTGAAACAACTATGATAATCAGTGCAACGTAGGGACTGCTCAGTAACAACGCGCCCAACGCGTACATAAAAAGCGACAAATACTGAACTAACAGGCCCACCAGGTTAAGATTCTCCACGAACTTTACCTTTCCAAAGGTATGAATGTTAGTCATGTAGTTCTGAAAATCACTGCTCTCAATAGTTTCCGTTGGCAAGCGATCAAGCTTGGTAATTATCATGTTATCGGTGTAGTCCAGCACTCGAGGCTTATGTA includes these proteins:
- a CDS encoding ABC transporter ATP-binding protein, with amino-acid sequence MNDTAIKVTGVHKNFKLPHQKAGSIKSMFTNVFSLGNHTYETQHALRDISFEIKQGEFFGIVGRNGSGKSTLLKILAGIYQPTKGDVQVNGRVVPFIELGVGFNGELTGRENLFLNGALLGFSQKEVEARYDDIVAFAELERFMDQKLKNYSSGMQVRLAFSVATRLAESDILLIDEVLAVGDANFQRKCFNYFRDLKKQKKTVIFVSHDMNAVREYCDRAILIEQSKMITQGVSEKVASAYTRMFTEELHASDSDSSDTKWGDKAITYQKVKIAETVLSDQKHLEVQAVARANQDIEDPIFGFSVTNSAGTTILGTNTKIKRQKLGTIKKGQTVTLDWKIPNLFTDGTYYVNVAAVHADGVEVCEWWDGAKTFKVVNEESTPYVVGPRIQVKVEKEGS
- a CDS encoding ABC transporter permease; the encoded protein is MIQRTKGRYRYSVILLKQLVKSDFKLRYQNSFLGYLWSLLKPLFLFAIMYVIFVKILSVDFGVRNSGAYLLFGLVVWSFFTELTGGSVGAIVGKGDLLRKLNFPKYVIVLATSCSALINFFLNLIVVAIFVAFTGIDLSWSALLAPLVFFELFVLSLGLGFFLSATYVKLRDIGYIWDVVMQALFYGTPIFFPITLAPLWVQKMLMISPLAQTMQDMRYLLISDKTTTIGTVYGNEWIRIVPVSITIAVAVIAGLYFRKQSRFFAEEI
- a CDS encoding glycosyltransferase — translated: MSDKVLLVDAQLLQTAAWERGMGAYCLALLKDYATRNDALPITFICNKNLELTDAKRHTFKKYFPQSDIVMLDLPTLDGNVARGKHKATTRLDEYIRINHKGQSVHFLILGLFMFHYCASFPTQVAAKLLIFYDLIPLIRWRDFSALFSANLYFSHFSGIFEADVIYAISETTKRQLENELSIAPGKIVNLNGATIERESRELVKKPDLPKPYILMISADYPHKNNENAVKAFAQFNREFGDDFTLVVTSTFSDDSQELLRTYTENIVFTGNITEQVLDYYYRGSAAIMLVSYIEGLGLPLLEGVMYDKPVICSTIDVFEELSKKAFYFANPDSAESITKALVDGVAKLNWADKQAEYKRIESTYTWRASAERLADSLQHLPHQQPAKKPKKGAYNFVLPHPATSSGNLGAVVQSLVWGLSTKADIHYWVSEDVYVDSSQKAYFMDRMAWVGNVKHLSPAGLRSRKNVYFIDETGASVEVVRRAVAVPGICFVMPKSAGLLSELVHAGYIGEADKKSLRAKHKVEAMSALLEQAGNVVHRADFLDTQRNNQSIIEDIITKI
- a CDS encoding FkbM family methyltransferase; its protein translation is MADNKPTSFISFGQNGEDIILYSLLDDIKKGFYVDVGANHPAKDSVTKHFYRLGWRGMNIEPSPLLHGLLAADRPRDINLMVGVSDKAAELVFRDYERGDGLSTFSADMQQQYEKSNYYFTRIYKDYKVPVQTLEHIFKEHKVPTIDFLKVDIEGYEYEALISNDWHKYRPRVVCIEANHVFKDWHPILKKANYTKVFFDGLNEYFVRNEDEKRIQKYSYPDKVLLGPRFVAWDEYIRLNDLDREKRLLALQLKRAKQKIDELGAIKPARKPQAIDARTHVRGLVKRVDARIEHKLSTAVPTTVRSAETYGLDTAVGVAQLQQDMQAGLQKQFRHGKQAAARQYGRVKRGMAYAKRKIR
- a CDS encoding ABC transporter ATP-binding protein: MFSLLLRNFRLAYEASRFYVIALVAANIVYAAIDLSALLILARLIDLFIAYTSSRSPAIVNEAWWWFGALVVRWIAANLCNQFLDYLNDIHKPRVLDYTDNMIITKLDRLPTETIESSDFQNYMTNIHTFGKVKFVENLNLVGLLVQYLSLFMYALGALLLSSPYVALIIIVVSIPEVRYNLKIIRKMRELNKELALERRRGSYYISVTQDIAQYFNLKSYNLFPFFLNRIKKAQETIISGNRGIQRYHKPRAIAIGTVANLLGQFLPKGYYVWSTLNGRISVGQFQLYYRLIDEAYNNSYRLYMSYLQISENNIYVKDLFALFDMSEHQPVEEATIDLSSIELEFRNVSFTYPESDRQVLTDVSFTVKQGEKLAIVGHNGAGKTTITRLTNKFYQPTKGVILVNGVDLGTIDDTVWRSTISNLSQDVPRFYLSAKDNVIIGDQTRRFDEKRYRQSIKEARIAKDIERLPKKDENVLGKYFPGGVNLSGGQWQKLSIARSFYRQASLLILDEPTSAVDSKTEQEIFDAIFERSNSQAQIIISHKFSNIKKADHIVVMADGRVLEEGGHAKLIRDKGEYATLYEQQSAAFSE
- a CDS encoding glycosyltransferase family 1 protein, whose translation is MKIIINAYQYSPSITGTDRMASNFLRELQKIDTTNTYYIVCSSEQYIQPIITASNFTVLQPKHFLPGSFTKRVVNKLWRTLLPWYLSRFKADVYFSFHNMRLPHRRVATQMIASNLDLIPLKFDEYKNLSPGQVEEIKQTAQTADAFMSISEYSKQELCSTLAVDPKKVHVIHLAADPLFDGKPHPASFDLPPSFIFTIGGSEPRKNVDTIAKAFAQLPPALQKSYPLLIVGGSWHDRPLDPLRLSPHIQTLGYVSDTDLASLYAHTTAFIFASQYEGFGFTLLEAMAYGAPVLSATGSSLDEVAGTATLSFEPNDADSLATFLQDVLTKPAIRKNLQAASRKQAQEFSWAKSAKQLHSLLTGMIG
- a CDS encoding NAD-dependent epimerase/dehydratase family protein, encoding MLKILVTGVGGFVGKHLVRELHGRGHTVLGLGNAQAAHPEVADLLESYLACDLSDKTQVDALPFEGVDAVINLAGLARQGDSFKDAEHYKKVNVAVLELLGNRLIKLGTKPRLIAVSTGAVYVSQQPMPLTEASKTDMAGSPYAESKLLMETAAVALRKKGLPVVVVRPFNHIGPGQAEGFLVPDLYAKLKVFADTGQTVMVGNLKTKRDYTDVRDIARAYADLAVSETLEYDTYNICSGESHTGLDILNLLSKELDLEGKVVTEVDSSLTRHNDPAELVGSNQRLQEETGWSPTIPLEQTIADFVASKR